In Rhododendron vialii isolate Sample 1 chromosome 9a, ASM3025357v1, the following are encoded in one genomic region:
- the LOC131301898 gene encoding LOW QUALITY PROTEIN: putative 1-phosphatidylinositol-3-phosphate 5-kinase FAB1C (The sequence of the model RefSeq protein was modified relative to this genomic sequence to represent the inferred CDS: deleted 1 base in 1 codon), whose protein sequence is MGVPDNSLLDLIEKVRSWISWGTSDLNSFSGQFEMADNDCKTCCLCKSNFKETSLQYHCRSCTRMFCANCLWGYGSVSAVSGDIKSAVDAGVVDIISCKFCSDIRIRNERGRKYCDKIYPAESPRQSPEPQSPSFSGKRLDGYSPDAMRSSVTSFDGHPSPVSICHSPSRSDEEEAENSTTTFFSTSSEFCNDTSDVDSSSVSARHEFYSFKSVGSSPSDSSSRIHISSNRVGHSVQKGQGGTPRSRNDVHFNQETMAVLTRPERGYGDPENTDDCSDDLSIFRDQCEKLQKPLDFESNGLIWFPPPPEDEDDDAENNFFTYEDDEDEIGDSGVVFSSSSSLASTFAAKEKQNEGHKEPLRAVVQGHFRALVSQLLQGEGVKVGKENSREDWLDIVTAIAWQAANFVRPDTSRGGSMDPGDYVKVKCIASGSPSESTLVKGVVCTKNIKHKRMTSQYKNPRLLILGGALEYQRVPNQLSSFETLLQQEIDHLKLVVSKIEAHRPNLLLVEKSVSSYAQEYLLEKEISLVLNIKRPLLDRIARCTGALITPSIDNISTTRLGHCELFRLERVSEELENGNQSNKKTSKTLMFFEGCPRRLGCTVLLKGSSHEELKKVKHVVQYAVFAAYHLSLETSFLADEGASLPKMKMKPSMSILERTTADNPISVILDSVCSGNYLAVAHDHDIDDGSPSPKLDLGGQRSFSEHLNPGQYLFPTSMECGVGYDACDNNLESSVPLEVFNGLSVFPSEIGNHAQQESLETTDQEEKQLKEVFEFGEPDRVDDNDDSGEYYSAADSQQSILVSFSSCCVLNGTVCERSQLLRIKFYGCFDKPLGRYLQDDLFDQASSCRSCKEPVEAHVLCYTHQQGNLTINVRKIPSVKLPGDRDGKIWMWHRCLKCAQIDGVPPATRRVVMSDAAWGLSFGKFLELSFSNHATANRVASCGHSLQKDCLRYYGFGSMVAFFRYSPIDILSVHLPPSVLEFNGHLHQEWIRKEAAELLSKTKALYKDLSAVLSSIEQALGFEKLDASELGDHIMELKELLIEESSDYMALLQTSDEGTLPVDQTSVDILGLNCLRRSLVIGSHLWDRRLCSLDSMLKQRSLISEVAQGSISYIEPKEWRSDLCSKDISIDHDHENKVSESSKLQKFSMHGIQSELQEEPKFLPSETTDPGQTISAPCQQHKQEELQSDGKFIVGMTSLDTAPSTVSNLSDKIDSAWSGTDQLPLTAQLSPQPDGPQFVSVKHISQAESPTFVRLSSPVRVYSFDSALRLQERIRKGLSPASLHLSTLRSFHASGEYRNMIRDPVSNVQRTYSQMSPREAHKLNVVFHSTSSFISGASLMPDGARLLLPQTGQIVIAVYDNEPGSIISYAISSREYEDWIADRPNRHEGSWNSSGANSLAPSFSASQSFGSLNLDSIHYGSYGGSEDASLTISALFADPKSSHLRVSFEDESLTGGKVKFSVTCYFAKQFHALRKKCCPSEVDFVRSLSRCKRWSAQGGKSNAYFAKSLDERLIIKQVQKTELESFEEFAPEYFKYLTESLSSGSPTCLAKILGIYQVTVKHLKGGKETKMVLVVMENLFFKRSISRVYDLKGSLRSRYNADTTGSDKVLLDLNLLETLRTKPILLGSKAKRRLERAVWNDTSFLASVDVMDYSLLVGVDDERKELVIGIIDFMRQYTWDKHLETWVKASGYLGALRMLPPPLFLPNNTRKDSGKQ, encoded by the exons ATGGGAGTACCTGATAACTCTTTACTAGATTTGATAGAGAAAGTCAGGTCTTGGATTTCTTGGGGGACGAGCGATCTAAATTCCTTCTCCGGCCAATTTGAGATGGCTGATAACGATTGCAAAACGTGCTGTCTGTGCAAATCGAATTTCAAAGAGACTAGCCTTCAGTACCATTGCCGAAGCTGTACTAGGATGTTTTGTGCAAATTGTCTGTGGGGCTACGGTTCTGTGAGTGCTGTGTCGGGTGATATAAAAAGCGCTGTGGATGCTGGGGTGGTTGATATCATTTCGTGCAAGTTTTGTTCTGACATTCGTATTAGGAATGAAAGGGGCAGAAAATATTGTGATAAGATCTATCCTGCGGAGTCTCCCCGTCAGAGTCCCGAACCTCAATCTCCTTCTTTTAGTGGTAAAAGGTTGGATGGTTATTCCCCCGATGCTATGAGAAGCAGTGTTACTTCATTTGATGGTCATCCATCTCCAGTATCTATTTGCCACTCTCCAAGCAG GAGTGATGAAGAAGAGGCAGAGAATTCCACAACTACCTTTTTCAGCACATCAAGTGAATTCTGTAATGACACTTCAGATGTAGATTCAAGTAGCGTTAGTGCTAGACACGAATTTTACAGTTTTAAGTCAGTTGGATCTAGTCCTTCTGACAGCTCCTCTAGGATTCATATTAGTTCCAATAGAGTTGGGCATTCTGTACAGAAGGGGCAAGGGGGAACCCCTAGGTCTCGTAATGACGTTCACTTTAATCAAGAAACAATGGCTGTTTTAACAAGGCCTGAGAGAGGGTATGGGGATCCAGAAAATACTGATGATTGTAGCGATGATTTGTCTATATTTCGGGACCAATGTGAAAAGTTGCAGAAACCGTTGGATTTTGAAAGCAATGGTCTTATATGGTTCCCGCCACCACCtgaggatgaagatgatgatgcgGAAAACAACTTTTTTACGTAcgaagatgatgaagatgagaTTGGGGATTCAGGTGTGGTGTTCTCATCCAGTAGTAGTCTTGCTAGCACGTTTGCGGCTAAGGAGAAACAGAACGAGGGACACAAGGAACCTCTGAGAGCTGTGGTACAGGGGCATTTTAGGGCTCTTGTGTCACAGCTGTTACAAGGGGAGGGTGTCAAGGTGGGAAAAGAAAACAGCAGAGAGGACTGGCTTGATATTGTTACCGCAATAGCATGGCAAGCTGCAAATTTTGTCAGACCAGACACTAGCAGAGGTGGCAGTATGGATCCCGGCGATTATGTTAAGGTCAAGTGTATAGCATCAGGAAGTCCCAGTGAGAG CACACTTGTCAAAGGAGTAGTTTGTACAAAGAATATTAAGCACAAGCGCATGACTTCACAATACAAGAACCCTAGATTACTTATTTTAGGGGGGGCACTTGAGTACCAGAGAGTTCCTAATCAACTATCTTCTTTTGAGACTTTGCTGCAACAG GAAATCGATCATCTGAAGTTGGTTGTGTCAAAGATTGAGGCACATCGTCCAAATCTGCTGCTTGTGGAGAAAAGTGTATCTTCATATGCTCAAGAGTATTTGTTGGAAAAGGAGATTTCTTTAGTGTTGAATATTAAGAGGCCGTTATTGGACCGCATAGCCAGGTGCACTGGTGCACTTATAACTCCATCAATTGATAACATATCTACCACGCGGTTGGGTCATTGCGAACTCTTCCGGTTGGAAAGAGTATCTGAAGAACTTGAGAATGGCAACCAATCTAACAAGAAGACCTCTAAAACATTGATGTTTTTTGAAGGTTGTCCCAGGCGACTAGGTTGCACG GTACTGTTGAAGGGCTCCTCTCATGAAGAACTGAAGAAGGTTAAACATGTTGTACAGTATGCGGTTTTTGCAGCATATCATTTATCGCTGGAGACTTCCTTCCTTGCTGATGAGGGTGCTAGTCTTCCAAAGATGAAAATGAAGCCTTCAATGTCCATCCTGGAGAGGACAACTGCTGATAATCCCATTTCAGTTATTCTTGATTCTGTCTGCTCTGGGAATTACCTTGCAGTAGCCCATGACCATGATATTGATGACGGATCACCAAGTCCCAAATTGGATTTGGGAGGGCAGCGATCATTTTCAGAGCATCTTAACCCTGGTCAATATTTGTTTCCTACCTCGATGGAGTGTGGAGTGGGATATGATGCATGCGATAATAATTTGGAATCTAGTGTGCCGTTGGAGGTTTTTAATGGCCTCAGTGTGTTTCCTTCTGAGATTGGAAATCATGCGCAACAGGAATCGTTGGAAACAACAGATCAAGAGGAGAAGCAACTGAAGGAagtttttgaatttggagaacctGACAGGGTAGATGACAATGATGACTCAGGTGAATACTATTCAGCTGCGGATAGTCAGCAGAGCATATTGGTATCCTTTTCTAGCTGTTGTGTGCTGAATGGAACTGTATGTGAACGCTCTCAACTCCTTCGCATCAAGTTCTATGGCTGTTTTGATAAGCCGTTGGGGAGGTATCTTCAAGATGACCTGTTTGATCAG GCATCTAGCTGTCGATCTTGTAAAGAGCCGGTTGAAGCCCATGTCTTATGCTATACTCACCAGCAGGGGAATCTTACAATAAATGTGAGAAAGATTCCCTCAGTCAAGTTACCTGGAGATCGTGATGGAAAGATATGGATGTGGCACCGATGCCTCAAGTGTGCACAGATAGATGGGGTTCCCCCGGCTACTCGTAGAGTGGTCATGTCAGATGCTGCTTGGGGACTATCCTTTGGAAAGTTTTTGGAACTTAGTTTCTCAAACCATGCAACTGCTAATCGTGTAGCAAGCTGTGGTCATTCTCTGCAAAAAGACTGCCTCCGTTACTATGG GTTTGGGAGCATGGTTGCATTCTTTCGTTATTCTCCTATTGATATTCTCTCTGTCCATTTGCCCCCGTCGGTGCTTGAGTTCAATGGTCACCTTCACCAGGAGTGGATTAGGAAAGAGGCGGCAGAG CTTCTGAGTAAAACGAAAGCCCTCTATAAAGACTTGTCAGCTGTACTTAGCAGCATTGAACAGGCTTTGGGATTTGAAAAGCTTGATGCAAGTGAATTAGGTGACCACATCATGGAGTTGAAAGAACTGCTTATAGAAGAGAGTAGTGATTACATG GCTTTGCTTCAAACATCTGATGAAGGGACTTTGCCTGTGGATCAGACTTCAGTAGATATTCTTGGTCTCAATTGTTTGAGACGTTCACTTGTAATTGGCTCACATCTATGGGATCGTCGTCTCTGTTCCTTGGATTCCATGCTTAAACAGAGGAGTCTTATATCTGAGGTTGCACAGGGTTCTATATCTTACATTGAGCCGAAAGAGTGGAGAAGTGATTTGTGCTCCAAGGATATCAGTATTGACCATGATCATGAAAACAAGGTGTCCGAATCTTCTAAATTGCAAAAATTCTCCATGCATGGTATACAGTCAGAGCTGCAGGAAGAACCTAAGTTTTTGCCCTCTGAGACTACGGATCCTGGACAGACCATTTCGGCCCCATGCCAGCAGCACAAACAAGAGGAATTACAATCTGATGGTAAATTTATTGTTGGGATGACATCCTTAGATACTGCCCCCTCTACGGTATCCAATCTTTCAGACAAAATCGATTCTGCATGGAGTGGCACAGACCAACTTCCATTGACAGCTCAGTTAAGCCCACAGCCAGATGGACCTCAATTTGTTTCTGTCAAGCACATAAGTCAAGCAGAAAGTCCAACTTTTGTAAGGCTTTCGTCACCAGTAAGAGTTTACTCTTTTGATTCTGCTTTGAGACTTCAAGAAAGGATTAGGAAAGGATTGTCCCCAGCCTCATTGCATTTGTCAACACTTAGATCTTTCCATGCCTCTGGAGAATACAGGAATATGATTCGAGATCCAGTTTCTAATGTACAAAGGACTTACTCTCAGATGTCTCCACGGGAGGCTCACAAGTTAAATGTCGTATTCCACTCCACATCTTCATTTATCTCTGGTGCATCCCTTATGCCTGACGGGGCCCGGTTGCTGCTTCCACAAACTGGCCAAATAGTTATTGCTGTTTATGACAATGAACCTGGTAGCATAATATCCTATGCCATCAGTTCCAGGGAGTATGAGGACTGGATTGCTGATAGGCCAAATAGGCATGAAGGAAGCTGGAACAGCAGTGGGGCAAATTCTCTAGCTCCTTCCTTTTCAGCCTCTCAGTCTTTTGGCTCACTTAACTTGGATTCCATTCACTATGGAAGTTATGGTGGGTCTGAAGATGCTTCATTGACGATTAGTGCCCTGTTTGCTGATCCTAAGAGTTCTCATCTTAGAGTTTCTTTCGAAGACGAGTCTTTAACTGGAGGCAAAGTGAAGTTTTCTGTCACCTGTTATTTTGCGAAGCAGTTTCATGCTCTTAGAAAGAAATGTTGCCCGAGTGAAGTCGATTTTGTACGTTCCCTAAGCCGCTGCAAGAGATGGAGTGCACAAGGAGGAAAGAGCAATGCATACTTTGCAAAGTCTTTGGATGAGAGGCTCATAATAAAACAAGTTCAAAAGACCGAATTGGAATCTTTTGAGGAATTTGCACCAGAATACTTCAAGTATTTGACAGAGTCCCTAAGCTCAGGAAGTCCAACTTGCCTTGCTAAAATTCTTGGTATTTATCAG GTAACTGTCAAACATTTGAAAGGTGGTAAGGAAACAAAAATGGTTCTGGTGGTGATGGAAAACCTCTTTTTCAAAAGAAGTATCTCAAGGGTCTATGATCTTAAGGGCTCTTTGCGATCCCGTTACAACGCAGATACAACAGGGTCAGATAAAGTACTGCTAGATCTGAATCTTTTAGAAACGCTACGTACTAAACCCATATTGCTTGGGAGCAAAGCGAAGAGAAGACTAGAGCGGGCTGTTTGGAATGATACATCTTTTCTAGCG TCTGTTGATGTGATGGACTACTCTTTGCTGGTGGGGGTGGACGACGAGCGCAAGGAGCTGGTTATAGGGATTATTGATTTCATGAGACAGTATACTTGGGACAAGCATTTGGAGACATGGGTTAAGGCATCAGGC TACTTGGGGGCCCTAAGAATGCTTCCCCCACCATTATTTCTCCCAAACAATACAAGAAAAGATTCCGGAAAGCAATGA
- the LOC131301901 gene encoding uncharacterized protein At1g66480: MGNSLGRGKTAKVMKINGETIKLKAPVKAGDVVKDYPGHVLLESEAVKHFGVRAKPLEPWHDLKPRRLYFVVELPSFQEEKGPRRVRSGINMTAKDRLESLMLSRRSVSDLSGMRRIGIEESNKAGEEAGAMRVKMRLPKAEVDKLMKESRDEAEAAEKIVGFCLANKAAGGGEGSLLHHQQSHRKGGFKAREKRVGFMPVNEGEIQLAVS; this comes from the exons ATGGGAAACAGCTTAGGACGGGGAAAGACCGCGAAAGTCATGAAGATAAATGGCGAGACGATCAAGTTGAAGGCGCCGGTGAAAGCCGGCGATGTAGTGAAGGACTATCCGGGGCACGTCTTGTTAGAGTCGGAGGCGGTGAAGCATTTCGGTGTCAGGGCCAAGCCCTTGGAACCGTGGCATGATTTGAAGCCGAGGAGGCTCTATTTCGTGGTGGAATTGCCCAGTTTTCAAGAGGAGAAGGGCCCGAGGAGGGTCCGGTCGGGGATCAACATGACAGCCAAGGACAGGCTGGAGAGCCTCATGCTCTCGAGGAGATCGGTTTCCGACCTTTCGGGCATGAGGAGAATCGGGATCGAGGAGTCGAATAAAGCTGGGGAGGAAGCAGGGGCAATGAGGGTGAAAATGAGGCTTCCCAAGGCGGAGGTGGATAAGCTGATGAAAGAGAGTAGGGACGAGGCCGAGGCGGCCGAGAAAATCGTTGGGTTTTGCTTGGCAAACAAGGCGGCGGGCGGCGGTGAGGGATCGTTGTTGCACCACCAGCAATCGCATCGGAAAGGTGGTTTCAAGGCCCGTGAG AAGCGCGTGGGTTTCATGCCGGTCAACGAAGGAGAAATCCAGTTAGCGGTATCTTGA